One region of Quercus lobata isolate SW786 chromosome 2, ValleyOak3.0 Primary Assembly, whole genome shotgun sequence genomic DNA includes:
- the LOC115976886 gene encoding KH domain-containing protein HEN4, giving the protein MAGQRNNYGKRTHSQSDHSDNGGNKRRNPGDDRDQFVIDSEDTVYRYLCPVRKIGSVIGRGGEIVKQLRADTKSKIRIGETVPGCEERVVTLYSSSDETNAFEDTGNYVSPAQDALFKVHDRVIAEDLHGDEESDGGHQVTARLLVPSDQIGCVIGKGGQIVQNIRSETGAQIRILKDDHLPPCALSSDELVQVSGEAPVVKKALYQIASRLHDNPSRSQHLLTSSVPNVYQSGGSLMGPAGGAPIVGIAPLMGPYGGYKGDTGDWSRSLYSAPRDDASSKEFSLRVVCPTANIGGVIGKGGAIINQIRQESGAVIKVDSSTSEGDDCLITISAKEFFEDTFSPTIEAAVRLQPRCSEKVERDSGIISFTTRLLVPTSRIGCLIGKGGAIVTEMRRLTKANIRILSKENLPKVASDDDEMVQISGDLDVAKDALIQVVTRLRANLFDREGAVSAFLPVLPYLPVSADGSDSLNYESRDSKRHGRVHSYSGGYGGSSDLAAADNYGSYGGSQIGGSGNAYGAYGGYSSGRTGSSGLSGQAPVSRRRNYGY; this is encoded by the exons ATGGCTGGCCAGAGGAATAATTATGGGAAGCGGACCCATTCTCAATCCGACCATTCTGACAATGGCGGTAATAAAAGGAGAAATCCCGGTGATGATAGAGACCAATTTGTCATTGATTCGGAGGACACTGTATATCGGTATTTGTGCCCTGTAAGAAAGATTGGAAGTGTTATTGGTAGGGGTGGGGAAATTGTCAAGCAGTTGAGGGCAGACACTAAATCAAAGATTAGGATTGGGGAGACAGTGCCAGGATGCGAGGAGCGTGTTGTTACTCTCTACAGCTCCAGTGATGAGACTAATGCTTTTGAAGATACTGGCAATTATGTTTCTCCAGCACAAGATGCTCTTTTCAAGGTGCATGACAGAGTTATCGCTGAAGATTTGCATGGTGATGAGGAATCTGATGGAGGTCACCAAGTTACTGCTCGCCTTCTTGTTCCATCTGATCAGATTGGTTGCGTAATTGGAAAGGGTGGACAGATAGTTCAGAACATTCGTAGTGAGACTGGAGCCCAAATTCGCATTCTTAAGGATGATCATTTGCCACCTTGCGCCTTAAGCTCTGATGAGCTGGTACAG GTATCTGGGGAAGCCCCAGTTGTGAAAAAGGCTCTATATCAAATTGCATCTCGCCTTCATGATAATCCTTCACGTTCTCAGCATTTGCTTACTTCTTCTGTACCCAATGTGTACCAATCTGGTGGCTCACTTATGGGTCCGGCTGGTGGTGCCCCAATTGTGGGCATAGCTCCACTGATGGGTCCTTATGGAGGATACAAGGGTGATACTGGTGACTGGTCTCGCTCCTTATACTCAGCTCCTAGGGATGATGCATCTTCAAAAGAATTCTCTCTTCGTGTAGTTTGTCCTACTGCCAATATTGGAGGCGTGATTGGCAAGGGTGGTGCCATAATCAATCAGATCAGACAGGAATCTGGGGCTGTCATTAAAGTTGACAGTTCAACTTCTGAAGGAGATGATTGCTTAATAACTATTTCAGCAAAggag TTTTTTGAAGACACATTTTCTCCAACTATAGAAGCAGCTGTGCGTTTGCAACCCAGGTGTAGTGAGAAAGTTGAAAGAGATTCAGGAATTATCTCATTTACAACCCGCCTGCTTGTGCCGACTTCACGAATTGGCTGTCTTATTGGTAAGGGAGGAGCTATTGTAACTGAAATGAGGAGACTCACCAAAGCTAATATTCGAATACTCTCAAAGGAAAACCTTCCCAAAGTCGCATCCGATGATGATGAGATGGTGCAG ATTTCCGGAGACCTTGATGTTGCCAAGGATGCTCTTATACAAGTAGTTACACGGTTAAGAGCAAATCTTTTTGATAGGGAGGGTGCAGTGTCTGCATTTCTGCCAGTTCTTCCATATTTGCCTGTGTCAGCTGATGGTTCTGATAGTTTAAACTATGAAAGTAGAGATAGCAAAAGACATGGTCGTGTGCATTCTTATTCCGGTGGTTACGGTGGCTCAAGTGATTTGGCAGCTGCTGACAATTATGGAAGTTATGGTGGATCACAG ATTGGAGGCAGTGGCAATGCCTATGGAGCTTATGGTGGTTATTCTTCAGGACGTACTGGTAGCTCTGG GTTGTCAGGCCAGGCCCCTGTTTCTCGTCGGAGAAACTATGGATACTAG